A region from the Lycium barbarum isolate Lr01 chromosome 8, ASM1917538v2, whole genome shotgun sequence genome encodes:
- the LOC132604926 gene encoding secreted RxLR effector protein 161-like gives MSDLGKMHYFLGLEVTQSAVGIFICQKKYVGENLERFQMENCNFVSTPVEYGLKLTNDPQGRRVDSRYIKQIVGSLMYLSATRPDIMYAVNLISRYMEDPKEIHLLVAKRILRYLKGTMEFGLFYKMGDKSSLIGFTDSDFAGDPDDRKSTSGFVFMVGSAAILWSSKKQPIVTLSTTEAEYVAANSCACQAIWLRRILEKQYSYVSSFLVNHLFPCYLNFLVRFPLNRNKNVVP, from the coding sequence ATGTCGGATTTGGGAAAGATGCATTATTTTCTTGGACTTGAAGTCACTCAATCTGCTGTTGGAATATTCATTTGTCAAAAGAAATACGTTGGAGAAAATTTAGAGAGGTTTCAAATGGAAAATTGCAATTTTGTGTCTACACCAGTAGAGTATGGTCTGAAGTTGACAAATGATCCTCAAGGAAGAAGAGTGGACAGCAGGTACATTAAACAAATTGTGGGGAGTTTAATGTATTTGTCTGCTACAAGACCGGACATCATGTATGCTGTAAACTTGATTAGCAGGTACATGGAAGACCCAAAGGAGATACATCTTCTTGTTGCTAAGAGGATTTTGAGGTACTTAAAAGGTACCATGGAATTTGGGTTGTTCTACAAGATGGGAGATAAGTCATCTTTAATTGGTTTTACTGATAGTGATTTCGCAGGAGATCCTGATGATAGAAAGAGTACTTCTGGTTTTGTTTTTATGGTCGGTTCAGCAGCTATTTTGTGGTCATCTAAAAAGCAACCAATAGTCACATTGTCTACCACGGAGGCTGAATATGTTGCTGCAAATTCATGTGCTTGTCAAGCAATATGGTTAAGAAGAATTCTTGAGAAGCAATATAGTTATGTTTCCAGTTTCCTAGTTAATCACTTATTTCCTTGTTATTTGAATTTCCTAGTCAGGTTCCCATTAAATAGGAACAAGAATGTAGTGCCTTAG